A window from Pagrus major chromosome 4, Pma_NU_1.0 encodes these proteins:
- the scg3 gene encoding secretogranin-3 isoform X1 yields MASKSVGLLVLFHLLVLNVVSQISAFPTPTASADDKTVYNRQLTEERPLQEQIAEADSVKAAVQSAESQRPTSSKDTESQQDLDDLTLLKSLADGQKSKEAVEEVPLKKEEQYVPDESDSTKSRRLAEDYDSTKNGMDYGKYPDDTESFRQVDGTPLTAEDIVQKIANKIYEEDDRGVFDRIVSKLLKLGLITDSQADTLEYQVAEALQDLITKNAKNNEIEDIESNDQETRGEQDDQGSDANTDTWDPPRRRINDGDEDEEEDDDEIEDEVDRDAEEEEGDADANTWDKDAEEGNEVRPEDGLQDLQYFPNFYRLLRSLDSDQDTQERETLITIMKTLIDFVKMMVKYGTITPEEGVSYLENLDAMIAMQTKNKLGKSLGPPDFIGPNGKILDEDDNTKAEAAKMQKEYENLKDSTKEEQPSTESNQPSKSETYLEAIRKNIEWLKKHSKEEGKDDYDLSKLKDFMDQQVDSYIEKGIIAKDEGDTIKRIYSSL; encoded by the exons ATGGCGTCAAAATCCGTCGGCCTTTTGGTCCTTTTCCATCTTCTTGTCCTGAATGTAGTGAGCCAGATCTCTGCCTTCCCCACACCTACAGCCTCAGCGGACG ATAAAACTGTGTACAACAGACAGCTGACAGAAGAAAGGCCACTACAAGAGCAG ATTGCTGAGGCGGACAGCGTGAAGGCTGCAGTTCAGTCGGCTG AGAGCCAGCGTCCCACTTCATCCAAGGACACCGAGTCGCAGCAGGACCTTGATGACTTAACCTTGCTGAAGTCACTGGCCGATGGCCAGAAATCAAAGGAGGCCGTTGAGGAGGTGCCACTGAAAAAGGAGGAGCAGTACGTCCCAGATGAATCAGACTCCACCAAGAGCCGGCGTCTGGCTGAGGACTACGACTCCACCAAGAACGGGATGGACTACGGCAAGTACCCGG ATGACACAGAGAGCTTCCGTCAGGTCGACGGCACTCCGCTGACGGCAGAAGACATCGTCCAAAAGATCGCTAACAAGATCTACGAGGAGGACGACAGAGGGGTGTTCGACCGGATCGTCTCCAAACTGCTCAAACTTGGGCTG aTCACAGACAGCCAGGCGGACACCCTGGAGTACCAGGTGGCCGAGGCTCTCCAGGATCTCATCACCAAAAACGCCAAGAACAACGAGATCGAGGACATCGAGAGCAACGACCAAGAAACCAGGGGAGAGCAGGACGACCAGGGCTCAGACGCAAACACG GACACATGGGACCCACCCAGACGCCGCATTAACGACGGCGACGAGGACGAGGAAGAAGATGACGATGAGATTGAGGACGAGGTGGACAGAGacgcagaagaagaggagggtgaCGCAGATGCCAACACCTGGGACAAAGATGCCGAGGAGGGCAACGAGGTGCGCCCTGAAGACGGCCTCCAGGACCTGCAGTACTTCCCCAACTTCTACCGCCTGCTCAGGAGCCTCGACTCAG ACCAAGACactcaggagagagagacactgatcACCATCATGAAGACGCTGATTGACTTCGTTAAGATGATGGTGAAGTACGGCACCATCACGCCAGAGGAGGGAGTGTCCTATCTCG AGAACCTGGACGCTATGATAGCCATGCAGACCAAGAACAAGCTGGGCAAGTCTCTTGGGCCTCCTGACTTCATCGGACCCAACG GAAAAATCTTGGACGAGGACGACAACACAAAGGCGGAGGCCGCCAAGATGCAGAAGGAGTATGAGAACCTGAAAGACTCGACCAAGGAGGAGCAGCCGTCAACTGAGAGCA ATCAGCCCAGCAAGTCAGAGACTTATCTGGAGGCCATCAGGAAGAACATCGAGTGGCTGAAGAAACACAGCAAAGAAGAAGGCAAAGATG ATTATGACCTGTCCAAGCTTAAGGACTTCATGGACCAGCAGGTCGACTCCTACATCGAGAAGGGCATCATCGCCAAGGACGAAGGCGACACCATCAAGAGGATCTACAGCAGCCTGTAA
- the tnfaip8l3 gene encoding tumor necrosis factor alpha-induced protein 8-like protein 3, translated as MDSDSGEQSDGDLSPGHESFNSRSLALQAQKKILSKMATMVVANMLTDDTSSEILDELYKTSREFTKSKKEAHKIIKDVIKIALKIGILYRNHQFSPDELDTVERFKKKMNQAAMTAVSFYEVEYTFDRNILSELLLECRDLLHTLVEQHLTARSHARIDHVFNHFAHGEFLAELYGDGEEYRLSLRKICNGINKLLDEGTL; from the coding sequence GACATGAGAGCTTTAACTCGCGCTCCCTGGCCCTGCAGGCCCAGAAGAAGATCCTGAGCAAGATGGCGACCATGGTGGTGGCCAACATGCTGACAGACGACACCAGCAGCGAGATCTTGGACGAGCTCTACAAGACGAGCCGGGAGTTCACCAAGAGCAAGAAGGAGGCCCACAAGATCATCAAGGACGTCATCAAAATCGCCCTGAAGATCGGCATCCTGTACCGCAACCACCAGTTCAGCCCCGACGAGCTGGACACGGTGGAGCGCTTCAAGAAGAAGATGAACCAGGCGGCCATGACAGCGGTGTCGTTCTATGAGGTGGAGTACACCTTCGACAGGAATATTCTGTCAGAGCTCCTGCTGGAGTGCAGGGACCTGCTTCACACCCTGGTCGAGCAGCACCTGACCGCACGCTCACATGCGCGCATCGATCACGTTTTCAACCATTTCGCCCACGGGGAGTTCCTGGCCGAGCTGTACGGGGACGGAGAGGAGTACAGACTGTCTCTGAGGAAGATCTGCAACGGCATCAACAAACTGCTGGACGAAGGAACGCTTTAA
- the scg3 gene encoding secretogranin-3 isoform X2 — protein MASKSVGLLVLFHLLVLNVVSQISAFPTPTASADDKTVYNRQLTEERPLQEQIAEADSVKAAVQSAESQRPTSSKDTESQQDLDDLTLLKSLADGQKSKEAVEEVPLKKEEQYVPDESDSTKSRRLAEDYDSTKNGMDYDDTESFRQVDGTPLTAEDIVQKIANKIYEEDDRGVFDRIVSKLLKLGLITDSQADTLEYQVAEALQDLITKNAKNNEIEDIESNDQETRGEQDDQGSDANTDTWDPPRRRINDGDEDEEEDDDEIEDEVDRDAEEEEGDADANTWDKDAEEGNEVRPEDGLQDLQYFPNFYRLLRSLDSDQDTQERETLITIMKTLIDFVKMMVKYGTITPEEGVSYLENLDAMIAMQTKNKLGKSLGPPDFIGPNGKILDEDDNTKAEAAKMQKEYENLKDSTKEEQPSTESNQPSKSETYLEAIRKNIEWLKKHSKEEGKDDYDLSKLKDFMDQQVDSYIEKGIIAKDEGDTIKRIYSSL, from the exons ATGGCGTCAAAATCCGTCGGCCTTTTGGTCCTTTTCCATCTTCTTGTCCTGAATGTAGTGAGCCAGATCTCTGCCTTCCCCACACCTACAGCCTCAGCGGACG ATAAAACTGTGTACAACAGACAGCTGACAGAAGAAAGGCCACTACAAGAGCAG ATTGCTGAGGCGGACAGCGTGAAGGCTGCAGTTCAGTCGGCTG AGAGCCAGCGTCCCACTTCATCCAAGGACACCGAGTCGCAGCAGGACCTTGATGACTTAACCTTGCTGAAGTCACTGGCCGATGGCCAGAAATCAAAGGAGGCCGTTGAGGAGGTGCCACTGAAAAAGGAGGAGCAGTACGTCCCAGATGAATCAGACTCCACCAAGAGCCGGCGTCTGGCTGAGGACTACGACTCCACCAAGAACGGGATGGACTACG ATGACACAGAGAGCTTCCGTCAGGTCGACGGCACTCCGCTGACGGCAGAAGACATCGTCCAAAAGATCGCTAACAAGATCTACGAGGAGGACGACAGAGGGGTGTTCGACCGGATCGTCTCCAAACTGCTCAAACTTGGGCTG aTCACAGACAGCCAGGCGGACACCCTGGAGTACCAGGTGGCCGAGGCTCTCCAGGATCTCATCACCAAAAACGCCAAGAACAACGAGATCGAGGACATCGAGAGCAACGACCAAGAAACCAGGGGAGAGCAGGACGACCAGGGCTCAGACGCAAACACG GACACATGGGACCCACCCAGACGCCGCATTAACGACGGCGACGAGGACGAGGAAGAAGATGACGATGAGATTGAGGACGAGGTGGACAGAGacgcagaagaagaggagggtgaCGCAGATGCCAACACCTGGGACAAAGATGCCGAGGAGGGCAACGAGGTGCGCCCTGAAGACGGCCTCCAGGACCTGCAGTACTTCCCCAACTTCTACCGCCTGCTCAGGAGCCTCGACTCAG ACCAAGACactcaggagagagagacactgatcACCATCATGAAGACGCTGATTGACTTCGTTAAGATGATGGTGAAGTACGGCACCATCACGCCAGAGGAGGGAGTGTCCTATCTCG AGAACCTGGACGCTATGATAGCCATGCAGACCAAGAACAAGCTGGGCAAGTCTCTTGGGCCTCCTGACTTCATCGGACCCAACG GAAAAATCTTGGACGAGGACGACAACACAAAGGCGGAGGCCGCCAAGATGCAGAAGGAGTATGAGAACCTGAAAGACTCGACCAAGGAGGAGCAGCCGTCAACTGAGAGCA ATCAGCCCAGCAAGTCAGAGACTTATCTGGAGGCCATCAGGAAGAACATCGAGTGGCTGAAGAAACACAGCAAAGAAGAAGGCAAAGATG ATTATGACCTGTCCAAGCTTAAGGACTTCATGGACCAGCAGGTCGACTCCTACATCGAGAAGGGCATCATCGCCAAGGACGAAGGCGACACCATCAAGAGGATCTACAGCAGCCTGTAA